In Candidatus Zixiibacteriota bacterium, one DNA window encodes the following:
- the rpmF gene encoding 50S ribosomal protein L32, translated as MPLPKRRHSHTRGRKRRTHWKLATPNVVECAHCHQPKLPHHICPHCGYYKGIQITTPKEA; from the coding sequence ATGCCACTGCCAAAACGAAGACACTCACACACGCGCGGCCGTAAAAGAAGAACTCACTGGAAACTTGCGACGCCAAATGTGGTGGAATGCGCGCATTGTCATCAGCCCAAACTGCCGCATCATATCTGCCCGCATTGCGGATATTACAAGGGCATTCAGATAACAACCCCTAAAGAAGCGTAA
- a CDS encoding DUF177 domain-containing protein, with protein sequence MNLDLRDFTVFPVDLTIESEADAQEYELAGITVRDLMTVKMNIQKVKEEYYCQGMVRLPVEEECSRCLNLFEAELSGDFSFIVKTGPPEIDSVAVAEDETIYINTHQPVIELTDTIRQSLVLAIPMKPLCSEDCRGLCPNCGANLNEETCECRLEDSDERWDGLKDLLE encoded by the coding sequence ATGAATTTAGACCTGAGAGACTTTACAGTCTTCCCGGTCGACCTGACAATCGAATCTGAAGCCGACGCCCAGGAATACGAACTGGCGGGTATTACGGTTCGTGATCTGATGACGGTGAAGATGAATATACAGAAGGTGAAGGAAGAATATTATTGCCAGGGGATGGTCAGGTTGCCGGTGGAAGAAGAATGCTCCCGCTGTCTTAATTTATTTGAGGCGGAACTTTCGGGAGATTTCAGTTTTATAGTAAAGACGGGCCCGCCGGAAATAGACTCGGTTGCGGTCGCAGAAGATGAGACGATTTATATTAATACCCATCAGCCGGTTATCGAGTTGACCGACACCATTCGGCAATCATTGGTGCTGGCGATACCTATGAAACCGCTCTGCAGCGAGGACTGCCGCGGTCTTTGCCCCAATTGCGGGGCAAATCTGAATGAGGAGACCTGCGAATGCCGGCTGGAGGATAGCGATGAACGCTGGGACGGGCTTAAGGACCTTTTGGAATAG
- the atpG gene encoding ATP synthase F1 subunit gamma, with amino-acid sequence MPALRDVKKRIRSVVSTRQITKAMEMVAAAKLRKAQMKIFQVRPYSEKLDHILQHLSAAASGELSHPFFEKRPVHKQTLVLITSDRGLCGSFNTNLIRRASEWLQDKKPEEVEIVVVGKKAFDFFKRRKWRIAAKYLDWSGNLNYARAREMVDFLTQRFLNGETDQIVLIYTQFLSTVRYRITEKIYLPVEKPASSEARASHFEYIFEPSPEQIFAGLMPRYALTKMITALADSFASEHGTRMIAMGAATNNAGEMIDTLTLQYNKARQAAITKELLEIVSGAEALKG; translated from the coding sequence ATGCCGGCACTACGTGATGTAAAAAAGAGAATCCGCTCGGTAGTCTCCACGAGGCAGATAACGAAGGCGATGGAGATGGTGGCGGCGGCGAAATTGCGCAAGGCGCAGATGAAGATATTTCAGGTTCGCCCCTATTCCGAGAAGCTGGACCATATACTGCAGCATCTCTCGGCGGCGGCCTCGGGCGAATTGAGCCACCCGTTCTTTGAAAAGAGACCGGTGCACAAACAGACGCTGGTTCTAATCACATCCGACCGCGGCCTTTGCGGCTCTTTCAATACCAACCTGATTCGCCGCGCCTCGGAATGGCTGCAGGACAAGAAACCGGAAGAGGTGGAAATAGTCGTTGTCGGCAAGAAGGCTTTTGATTTCTTCAAGCGCCGCAAATGGCGGATAGCCGCCAAATATCTCGACTGGTCCGGCAACCTGAATTATGCTCGCGCCCGCGAAATGGTTGACTTCCTTACGCAGCGATTCTTAAACGGAGAAACCGACCAGATTGTCCTGATATATACGCAGTTCCTTTCGACCGTCCGGTACCGAATAACCGAAAAGATTTATCTGCCGGTCGAGAAACCAGCATCATCGGAAGCCCGGGCGAGCCATTTTGAATATATATTTGAACCATCGCCGGAACAGATTTTTGCGGGACTGATGCCCCGCTATGCGCTGACAAAAATGATTACCGCCCTGGCAGATTCTTTTGCATCGGAACATGGCACCCGCATGATTGCGATGGGAGCGGCGACCAATAACGCCGGTGAGATGATAGACACCCTGACTCTGCAGTACAATAAAGCCCGTCAGGCCGCCATTACTAAGGAACTGCTGGAAATTGTCTCGGGAGCGGAAGCCCTTAAAGGGTAG
- the atpD gene encoding F0F1 ATP synthase subunit beta: MAENIGKVVQVIGPTVDCEFDSDKLPRILNAIKIEDTEKNVNLTVEASMHIGDNIVRCVALASTDGLVRGMKAIDTGSPITVPVGVKTLGRVFNLLGNPIDELEKLPSDMKRYPIHRPSPKFEEQDTVTRMFETGIKVIDLLEPYPKGGKVGLFGGAGVGKTVIIQELIRNIATEHGGYSVFCGVGERTREGNDLWLEMKHSGVIAKTVMVFGQMNEPPGARLRVGLSGLTMAEYFRDEEHQDVLIFIDNIFRFVQAGSEVSALLGRMPSAVGYQPTLGTEMGALQERITSTTSGSITSVQAIYVPADDLTDPAPATTFSHLDATTVLSRQIAELGIYPAVDPLASTSRILDANVVGEEHYNVARSVQLTLQRYKDLQDIIAILGIDELSEDDKLIVSRARKIQKFLSQPFFVAQEFTGRPGKYVKIEDTVKGFGKLIKGELDHIPEQAFYMAGGLDEVLANYEKMK, from the coding sequence ATGGCTGAGAATATCGGAAAAGTGGTGCAGGTGATTGGTCCGACCGTGGACTGCGAGTTCGATTCGGATAAACTGCCCCGGATACTGAATGCAATTAAGATTGAAGATACTGAAAAGAATGTCAATCTTACGGTGGAAGCGTCGATGCATATCGGCGACAATATCGTCCGCTGCGTAGCGCTGGCTTCGACCGACGGTCTTGTCCGGGGAATGAAAGCGATCGATACGGGAAGCCCCATTACCGTTCCGGTCGGCGTAAAAACCCTTGGTCGCGTTTTCAATCTGCTGGGAAATCCCATTGATGAACTCGAAAAACTGCCCTCTGATATGAAGCGGTACCCCATCCACCGTCCTTCGCCCAAATTCGAAGAGCAGGATACCGTGACCAGAATGTTTGAGACGGGAATAAAGGTCATCGACCTCCTCGAGCCGTACCCCAAAGGGGGAAAAGTCGGTCTGTTCGGCGGCGCCGGTGTCGGCAAGACCGTTATCATACAGGAGTTGATTCGCAATATCGCCACCGAGCATGGCGGCTATTCCGTTTTTTGCGGTGTCGGAGAGAGAACTCGTGAAGGAAACGACCTCTGGTTGGAGATGAAACATTCCGGCGTTATCGCCAAGACAGTGATGGTCTTTGGTCAGATGAATGAGCCGCCCGGAGCGAGACTGCGGGTGGGACTCTCCGGTTTGACGATGGCGGAATATTTCCGCGATGAAGAACATCAGGATGTGCTGATATTCATAGACAATATCTTCCGTTTCGTTCAGGCCGGCTCGGAAGTATCGGCGCTTCTGGGAAGAATGCCCTCCGCCGTCGGTTATCAGCCGACACTCGGCACCGAAATGGGCGCCCTGCAGGAGCGGATTACCTCCACCACTTCCGGCTCTATTACATCCGTGCAGGCGATCTATGTCCCGGCTGACGACCTGACCGACCCGGCGCCGGCGACCACCTTCTCGCACCTTGACGCAACGACGGTATTGTCGCGCCAGATAGCCGAGCTGGGAATCTATCCCGCGGTGGACCCTCTGGCATCCACCTCTCGAATTCTTGACGCCAACGTGGTCGGCGAGGAGCATTATAATGTTGCCCGTTCGGTGCAGCTGACCCTTCAGAGATATAAAGACCTTCAAGACATTATCGCCATTCTCGGAATTGATGAGCTTTCCGAAGATGACAAATTGATCGTAAGTCGCGCCCGCAAAATCCAGAAGTTCCTTTCCCAGCCATTCTTTGTGGCGCAGGAGTTTACCGGTCGGCCCGGAAAGTATGTAAAGATTGAAGACACTGTTAAAGGTTTCGGCAAGCTGATTAAAGGCGAGCTCGACCATATTCCGGAGCAGGCTTTCTATATGGCGGGCGGACTGGATGAGGTGCTGGCTAATTACGAGAAGATGAAATAG
- a CDS encoding F0F1 ATP synthase subunit epsilon — MFTLSIVTPEKIFYEGEVASVILPGGEGYLGVLTDHAPLITSIKPGKLTIRDKSQSTMLLAVSFGFFEISANHGTLLVDSAEFASNIDIERARKAMERARQRLADKAGNIDIPRAERALERARNRIAIAQSRGE; from the coding sequence ATGTTTACACTTTCGATAGTCACGCCGGAAAAGATTTTCTACGAAGGAGAGGTGGCATCGGTGATTCTCCCCGGGGGCGAAGGTTATCTTGGCGTCCTGACCGACCATGCGCCGCTTATAACATCGATTAAACCGGGGAAATTGACCATCCGCGACAAATCGCAAAGCACTATGCTTCTGGCGGTGTCGTTCGGATTTTTTGAGATTTCCGCCAATCATGGGACTCTTCTGGTGGATTCGGCCGAGTTTGCCTCGAATATCGACATAGAAAGGGCCCGCAAGGCGATGGAGCGGGCTCGTCAGAGACTGGCGGATAAGGCGGGGAATATTGATATCCCGCGCGCCGAGCGGGCGCTGGAGCGCGCGCGCAACCGGATAGCGATAGCCCAGTCGCGCGGCGAATAA
- the plsX gene encoding phosphate acyltransferase PlsX, with the protein MNNDGSAITVALDVMGADVSPESIVGGGLLAAQEMGSNLHLVLVGKVEVINDYLKKHHQLPENVSIENAPHAIAMSDAPTEVLKKKTSSIAVGLAMQKENRADAFVSPGNTGAVMAASLLTLGRIEGVSRPAIVSFFPSVTGKPTLVLDVGANVDCKPVHLYQFGLMGSIYASLMYSRTSPRVGLLSIGEERSKGNETVLQTHELFANSDLNFIGNVEGRDILNGKVDVVATDGFVGNVLLKFAESVEGFLTTSIKRQVQTNIFSRLGAGLLSPFLRRLRKTFDYAEYGGAPLLGVDGVSIICHGSSSPRAIKNAVIAGMEMVRHRIADNIREEMVNSSNGNSNGQENKRQNNRVRFLRSNSSTD; encoded by the coding sequence ATGAACAATGACGGCAGCGCCATCACGGTCGCCCTTGACGTTATGGGCGCCGATGTCTCGCCCGAATCGATTGTCGGAGGCGGACTGCTGGCGGCTCAAGAAATGGGCAGTAACCTTCATCTGGTTCTGGTCGGCAAGGTCGAGGTAATCAATGATTATCTCAAAAAACACCACCAATTGCCGGAAAATGTCTCTATTGAAAATGCTCCTCACGCCATCGCCATGAGCGATGCGCCGACGGAAGTCCTCAAGAAAAAAACTTCCTCCATTGCGGTGGGATTGGCGATGCAAAAGGAGAATCGGGCCGACGCCTTTGTTTCGCCGGGGAATACCGGCGCCGTCATGGCCGCATCATTACTGACACTGGGACGAATAGAAGGTGTCAGCCGCCCGGCGATAGTCTCATTCTTTCCTTCCGTTACCGGGAAACCTACTCTGGTACTGGATGTCGGCGCCAATGTTGACTGCAAGCCGGTTCATCTGTACCAGTTCGGGTTGATGGGCTCTATTTATGCCTCCCTTATGTATAGCCGGACTTCCCCCCGTGTCGGTCTTCTTTCTATCGGGGAAGAGCGCTCCAAGGGAAATGAAACGGTGCTTCAAACGCATGAATTATTTGCCAACTCGGATCTCAATTTTATCGGCAATGTTGAGGGACGGGACATTCTCAACGGCAAAGTTGATGTGGTCGCCACTGATGGTTTTGTGGGAAATGTTCTTCTCAAATTCGCCGAATCGGTGGAGGGATTCCTGACCACTTCTATCAAGCGTCAGGTGCAGACAAATATCTTCTCCCGTCTCGGGGCGGGACTTCTTTCCCCCTTCTTGCGCCGTCTGCGAAAAACCTTCGATTACGCCGAATATGGGGGCGCGCCGCTTCTGGGAGTGGACGGCGTATCAATAATATGTCATGGAAGCTCCTCCCCCCGGGCGATTAAGAATGCCGTTATTGCCGGCATGGAAATGGTGCGGCACCGCATTGCCGACAACATCCGGGAGGAAATGGTAAACAGCAGTAATGGAAACAGTAATGGCCAGG